Proteins from a single region of Stappia sp. ES.058:
- a CDS encoding GntR family transcriptional regulator: MAKTDEAFERLRADIVNAALVAGTPLVVATLTDRYGLGWTPLREALSRLEAEGLVVSERNRGYRVAPVSASSTRDLQVGRRAAEEALLARSIASGDAEWEGRIVAAHHRFARTPVPGPGVAAPDMAEWELRHDGFHDALLSAGQSDCLTRFQRQITQQLRRHHRHMLFDPAAHRELDTAARTAFTELVTRTLGLAHHTQMMEATLDRDTPSAVALLREHIGFSLAVYAFLWPEDT; encoded by the coding sequence ATGGCAAAGACTGACGAGGCCTTCGAACGGCTCAGGGCCGACATCGTCAACGCGGCGCTCGTCGCCGGCACACCGCTGGTCGTCGCCACGCTGACCGATCGCTACGGCCTTGGCTGGACGCCCCTGCGCGAGGCGCTGTCCCGGCTCGAAGCAGAGGGTCTGGTGGTCTCGGAGCGCAACCGCGGCTACCGGGTCGCGCCCGTTTCCGCATCGTCGACCCGCGACCTCCAGGTCGGGCGGCGGGCGGCGGAAGAAGCGCTGCTCGCCCGCTCCATCGCTTCCGGCGACGCGGAGTGGGAGGGGCGCATCGTCGCCGCCCATCATCGCTTCGCCCGCACGCCGGTTCCCGGCCCCGGCGTCGCTGCGCCCGACATGGCCGAATGGGAGCTTCGCCATGACGGCTTTCACGACGCGCTGCTGTCGGCCGGACAGTCGGACTGCCTGACACGCTTTCAGCGCCAGATCACCCAGCAACTCCGCCGCCATCACCGGCACATGCTGTTCGATCCCGCAGCCCATCGCGAGCTGGACACAGCCGCACGCACCGCCTTTACCGAACTCGTCACCCGGACGCTTGGCCTTGCCCATCACACGCAGATGATGGAGGCGACGCTCGACCGCGACACGCCGAGTGCCGTCGCGCTGCTGCGTGAGCACATCGGTTTCTCGCTCGCCGTCTATGCCTTCCTGTGGCCTGAGGACACCTGA
- the kynU gene encoding kynureninase yields the protein MLTNQGADARRLDENDPLAAKRDLFTIPEGVLYLDGNSLGVLPAAVPAHVQKVVTQEWGTSLIRAWNEHDWIDLPQRVGDKIAPIVGAAPDTVTACDNTSINVFKVLAAALALRPERKVILSDNGNFPTDLYMAQGLRDLLDRGHELKIVDPEAVEAAIDDSVAVVMLTQVDYKTGRLHDMAALTKRAHEVGALTVWDLAHSAGAVPVKLDACGADFAVGCGYKYLNGGPGAPAFLYIAAGLQNEVTAPLTGWMGHEAPFAFDLDFRADTGIGRMRVGTPPVISLSALDKALDAFADVDMEVLREKSISLSELFRAEVERRCPELELASPRDPRARGSQVSFRFEHGYALMQALIARGVIGDFRAPDVVRFGFTPLYLSHADVLAACDILEDIVKTRGWDKPEFHKKAKVT from the coding sequence ATGCTCACGAACCAGGGTGCCGATGCGCGCCGCCTCGACGAAAACGATCCCCTCGCCGCGAAGCGTGATCTTTTCACCATTCCCGAGGGCGTGCTTTATCTCGACGGAAATTCGCTCGGCGTCTTGCCGGCCGCCGTGCCCGCCCATGTCCAGAAGGTCGTCACGCAGGAGTGGGGCACCAGCCTGATCCGCGCCTGGAACGAACACGACTGGATCGACCTGCCGCAGCGGGTCGGCGACAAGATCGCCCCGATCGTCGGCGCCGCGCCCGACACCGTCACCGCTTGCGACAACACCTCGATCAATGTGTTCAAGGTGCTGGCCGCCGCGCTCGCCCTGCGTCCCGAGCGCAAGGTTATCCTGTCCGACAACGGCAATTTTCCGACCGACCTCTACATGGCGCAGGGCCTGCGTGACCTGCTGGATCGCGGGCATGAGCTGAAGATCGTCGACCCCGAGGCCGTCGAGGCTGCAATCGACGACAGTGTCGCCGTCGTGATGCTGACCCAGGTGGACTACAAGACGGGGCGCCTGCACGACATGGCGGCGCTGACGAAGCGCGCGCACGAGGTCGGTGCGCTCACGGTCTGGGATCTGGCGCATTCCGCCGGTGCGGTCCCGGTCAAGCTGGACGCCTGCGGCGCGGATTTCGCCGTCGGCTGCGGTTACAAGTATCTGAACGGCGGACCCGGTGCGCCGGCCTTTCTTTATATCGCCGCCGGCCTGCAGAACGAGGTGACCGCGCCGCTCACCGGCTGGATGGGCCATGAGGCGCCGTTTGCCTTCGATCTCGATTTCCGCGCCGATACCGGGATCGGGCGCATGCGGGTCGGCACGCCGCCGGTTATTTCGCTCTCCGCGCTCGACAAGGCGCTCGACGCCTTCGCCGATGTCGACATGGAGGTGCTGCGCGAAAAGTCGATCAGCCTGAGCGAGTTGTTCCGCGCCGAAGTCGAGCGCCGCTGCCCGGAGCTGGAGCTTGCCAGCCCGCGCGACCCGCGCGCACGCGGCAGCCAGGTCTCCTTCCGCTTCGAGCATGGCTATGCGCTTATGCAGGCGCTGATCGCACGCGGTGTGATCGGGGACTTCCGGGCGCCCGACGTGGTGCGCTTCGGGTTTACCCCGCTCTATCTGTCGCACGCCGACGTTCTTGCCGCCTGCGACATTCTCGAGGACATCGTGAAGACCCGCGGCTGGGACAAGCCCGAGTTCCACAAGAAGGCCAAGGTGACATGA
- the kynA gene encoding tryptophan 2,3-dioxygenase, translated as MSDTPEPRDKLLTPFDPETDGAEMEFDGRMSYGDYLGLNRILTSQNPLSEAHDEMLFIIQHQTSELWMKLAIHELVAAKRQIASDDLPPAFKMLTRVSRIFEQLTGAWQVLRTMTPSEYTEFREDLGQSSGFQSHQYRAIEFLAGNKNAAMLRPHVHVERIHHWLNQLLLETSIYDEAIRLLARSGFEIDADHLARDPSEPYVKNASVHAAWMEVYRDPGTHWPLYELAEKLVDFEDYFRRWRFNHVTTVERVIGFKRGTGGTSGVNYLRRMLDVVLFPELWDIRADL; from the coding sequence ATGAGCGATACGCCCGAGCCACGCGACAAGTTGCTGACACCGTTCGATCCGGAGACGGACGGCGCGGAGATGGAATTCGACGGCCGCATGTCCTATGGCGACTACCTCGGCCTCAACCGGATCCTGACGTCGCAAAATCCGCTGTCCGAGGCCCATGACGAGATGCTGTTCATCATTCAGCATCAAACCTCGGAACTGTGGATGAAGCTCGCGATCCACGAGCTTGTGGCGGCGAAACGGCAAATCGCCTCCGACGACCTGCCGCCGGCGTTCAAGATGCTGACCCGCGTGTCGCGCATCTTCGAACAATTGACCGGCGCCTGGCAGGTGCTGCGCACGATGACACCGTCGGAATACACCGAGTTTCGCGAGGATCTGGGCCAGTCGTCCGGCTTCCAGTCGCATCAGTACCGGGCCATCGAGTTCCTGGCCGGTAACAAGAATGCCGCGATGCTGCGCCCGCATGTGCATGTGGAGCGCATTCATCACTGGCTCAACCAGCTGCTCCTGGAAACCAGCATTTACGACGAGGCGATCCGCTTGCTGGCGCGGTCGGGCTTCGAGATCGATGCCGATCACCTCGCCCGCGATCCGAGCGAACCCTATGTCAAGAACGCCAGCGTTCATGCGGCATGGATGGAGGTCTACCGGGATCCGGGCACGCACTGGCCGCTTTACGAACTGGCCGAGAAGCTGGTCGACTTTGAGGATTATTTCCGTCGCTGGCGTTTCAATCATGTGACCACGGTGGAACGCGTGATCGGCTTCAAGCGCGGCACCGGCGGGACCTCCGGTGTCAACTACCTCCGCCGCATGCTCGATGTTGTCCTGTTCCCGGAATTATGGGACATCCGCGCCGATCTTTGA
- the kynB gene encoding arylformamidase, giving the protein MSRLIDITPPLAPGAAHFPGDAPYRVEQTFAISPHCPVNVTSVSLSTHCGAHADAPLHYDAQGADIASLSLEDFIGPARLIDARGEGALCLAGEIADRLDDVPPRVLLRLADTVDPMRWPAGFRALAPETVDLLASRGVRLIGVDVPSVDPETSKALPAHMAVRKHDMRILENLALHMADFGDYELIAPPLKLEGLDAAPVRAVLRPL; this is encoded by the coding sequence ATGTCCCGCCTCATCGACATCACGCCACCGCTGGCGCCGGGTGCGGCCCACTTTCCGGGCGACGCGCCCTATCGGGTCGAGCAGACCTTTGCGATCTCGCCGCACTGTCCGGTTAATGTGACGAGCGTCTCGCTTTCCACGCATTGCGGCGCCCATGCCGACGCGCCGCTGCACTACGATGCGCAAGGCGCCGACATCGCCTCGCTGTCTCTTGAGGACTTTATCGGACCGGCGCGGCTGATCGATGCGCGCGGGGAGGGGGCGCTGTGCCTGGCGGGGGAAATCGCCGACCGGCTCGACGACGTTCCGCCGCGCGTGTTGTTGAGGCTCGCGGATACGGTCGATCCGATGCGCTGGCCTGCCGGCTTTCGTGCGCTCGCTCCGGAAACGGTGGATCTGCTGGCATCGCGCGGGGTCAGGCTGATCGGCGTCGACGTGCCGTCCGTCGATCCGGAAACGTCAAAGGCGTTGCCTGCGCATATGGCGGTGCGCAAGCACGACATGCGGATTTTGGAGAATCTGGCGCTCCATATGGCGGATTTTGGGGATTATGAGTTGATCGCGCCGCCATTGAAGTTAGAAGGACTTGATGCGGCGCCGGTGCGCGCCGTCTTGCGACCTCTCTGA
- a CDS encoding ABC transporter ATP-binding protein, giving the protein MLEVDRLVMDYGGFRAVDHCSFEVREGSITGLIGPNGAGKTTLFNLIAGAFPPTEGSIRYLGKTITKLSTDKRFHRGLVRTFQIPHEFHRLTALENLMMVPPGQAGESLVANWLSYGRVRETEAKVRARAEEALEFLELTHLANERAGNLSGGQKKLLELGRTMMTDARLVLLDEPAAGVNRTLLRKLEEKIAILNKERGYTFILIEHDMEMIEKLCDPVICMAEGKVLIQGDFATVRSDPRVLEAYLGETVGDAA; this is encoded by the coding sequence ATGCTGGAGGTGGACCGCCTGGTCATGGACTATGGCGGGTTTCGCGCGGTCGATCATTGCTCCTTTGAGGTGCGTGAGGGATCGATCACCGGCCTGATCGGCCCGAACGGGGCCGGCAAGACCACATTGTTCAATCTTATTGCCGGTGCGTTTCCCCCGACCGAGGGGTCGATCCGCTACCTTGGCAAGACCATCACGAAGCTTTCCACCGACAAGCGGTTCCACCGCGGTCTGGTGCGAACCTTCCAGATCCCCCATGAGTTTCACCGCCTGACGGCGTTGGAGAACCTGATGATGGTGCCGCCGGGGCAGGCGGGCGAGAGCCTCGTCGCCAACTGGCTGAGCTATGGCCGGGTGCGCGAAACCGAGGCAAAGGTGCGCGCCCGCGCCGAGGAAGCGCTGGAATTCCTCGAGCTGACCCATCTGGCCAACGAGCGCGCAGGCAATCTGTCCGGCGGTCAGAAGAAGCTGCTCGAGCTCGGCCGCACGATGATGACGGACGCGCGCCTGGTGCTCCTCGACGAGCCGGCCGCCGGCGTCAACCGCACGCTCCTGCGCAAGCTTGAGGAAAAGATCGCGATCCTCAACAAGGAGCGCGGCTACACCTTCATCCTGATCGAGCACGACATGGAAATGATCGAGAAGCTTTGCGATCCGGTGATCTGCATGGCCGAGGGCAAGGTGCTGATCCAGGGCGATTTCGCCACCGTGCGCTCCGACCCAAGGGTGCTGGAAGCCTATCTGGGCGAGACCGTCGGAGACGCTGCATGA
- a CDS encoding ABC transporter ATP-binding protein, translating to MSDVLVMRDLVGGYGDANVLQGVSMRAARAEIVVIVGPNGAGKSTAMKAIFGLLKVRGGSITVDGTDITGWEPNRIVEAGVCYVPQVSNVFREMTVHENLEMGAFLRSGDLSAAYDRVYTLFPDLKERHKALAGNLSGGQRQMVAMGRALMLEPKLLLLDEPTAGLSPRYMEQIFQISRDVRDTGVTIVLVEQHAKQALAFADRGYVLASGANRHEGTGADLLADRDVADMFLGG from the coding sequence ATGAGCGATGTTCTCGTGATGCGGGACCTCGTTGGCGGCTATGGCGACGCCAATGTCCTGCAAGGCGTGTCGATGCGCGCGGCCAGGGCGGAGATCGTCGTGATCGTCGGCCCCAACGGCGCCGGCAAGTCGACCGCGATGAAGGCGATCTTCGGTCTCCTCAAGGTGCGCGGCGGATCGATCACGGTCGATGGAACGGATATCACCGGCTGGGAGCCTAACCGGATCGTGGAGGCCGGCGTGTGTTACGTGCCGCAGGTCAGCAACGTCTTTCGCGAGATGACGGTGCATGAAAACCTGGAAATGGGCGCCTTCCTGCGCTCCGGCGATCTCAGTGCCGCCTATGACCGGGTCTACACGCTGTTTCCCGACCTGAAGGAGCGCCACAAGGCCCTTGCCGGCAATCTGTCGGGCGGCCAGCGCCAGATGGTCGCCATGGGCCGCGCGCTCATGCTGGAGCCGAAGCTCCTGCTTCTCGACGAACCGACGGCGGGCCTGTCGCCGCGCTACATGGAGCAGATCTTCCAGATCTCCCGCGACGTGCGCGATACGGGCGTCACCATCGTTCTGGTCGAGCAGCACGCCAAGCAGGCGCTGGCCTTCGCCGACCGCGGCTATGTGCTGGCGTCCGGCGCCAACCGCCACGAAGGCACCGGCGCGGACCTCCTCGCCGACCGCGACGTCGCAGACATGTTCCTCGGAGGGTGA
- a CDS encoding branched-chain amino acid ABC transporter permease: MGALDIINFYLVPGIVIGSIYALGAVGITLVFAILRYAHLAHGDLATLGAFLALGAVTLGGVSPYVALPVAMVLTAAAAVMIDKAFYAYLRERPRIVTVMASLGVALMVRAIVQVVWGVDSETYTRGIVRPDVWFGIRVRDRELITIFAMIALVLALHVFLQRSKWGKAMRAMSDNPDLALLSGVDNKKVVMLTWTIVGGLCAAAGVFLGLNYELKAMMGWTMLLPMFAAAILGGVGRVEGAVLGGLIVGIAEEMSTLFLPTEYKAATAFVILLLMLLVRPTGLLKGKVL, translated from the coding sequence ATGGGCGCGCTGGATATCATCAACTTCTATCTCGTTCCGGGCATCGTCATCGGCTCGATCTATGCGCTGGGCGCGGTCGGCATCACGCTGGTCTTCGCCATCTTGCGGTATGCGCATCTGGCGCATGGCGATCTCGCCACGCTCGGCGCCTTCCTCGCGCTGGGCGCCGTGACGCTTGGCGGGGTTTCGCCCTATGTCGCGCTTCCCGTCGCTATGGTGCTGACCGCCGCCGCCGCGGTGATGATCGACAAGGCCTTCTATGCGTATCTGCGCGAACGGCCGAGGATCGTCACCGTCATGGCCTCGCTCGGTGTGGCCCTGATGGTGCGGGCCATCGTTCAGGTGGTCTGGGGGGTCGATTCCGAAACCTATACCCGCGGCATCGTGCGGCCGGACGTGTGGTTCGGCATCCGCGTCCGAGATCGCGAGCTGATCACCATATTCGCGATGATCGCCCTGGTGCTGGCGCTGCATGTCTTTCTTCAGCGCAGCAAGTGGGGCAAGGCGATGCGGGCGATGTCCGACAATCCGGATCTCGCGCTCTTGTCCGGCGTCGACAACAAGAAGGTCGTGATGCTGACCTGGACGATCGTCGGCGGGCTGTGCGCGGCCGCCGGGGTCTTCCTCGGGCTGAACTACGAACTCAAGGCGATGATGGGCTGGACCATGCTGCTGCCGATGTTCGCCGCCGCCATTCTGGGCGGTGTCGGCCGGGTCGAGGGCGCGGTCCTGGGCGGGCTGATCGTCGGCATCGCGGAGGAGATGTCGACGCTGTTCCTGCCCACCGAATACAAGGCCGCGACCGCCTTCGTGATCCTGCTGCTCATGCTGCTTGTGCGCCCGACCGGGCTGCTCAAGGGCAAGGTTCTTTAG
- a CDS encoding branched-chain amino acid ABC transporter permease: protein MEWIGLANYAVFMAIFICIYALLSLGLNIQWGFTGLFNAGIAGFFAVGAYTSAILTSPDAAGRIGGFDLPVPVGWIGAMAAAALIAWPIGKICLRFRSDYLAIATIGVAEIIRLVIKSEDWLTNSARGITDIPRPFGDLPYVYSQLAYLAIVAGVLLIAYLMVERQITAPWGRMMRAIRDNEDAARAMGKDVPFRRLEAFIFGSALMGLGGALFAHFNRTITPEAIDPMIATFLVWIMLILGGSGNNRGAILGVAVVWIIWSMSEMVTDQLPHEYAVKAKYMRVFLIGLMLQLVLRFRPEGLLPEPQGAREEVSEKSK, encoded by the coding sequence ATGGAATGGATCGGCCTTGCCAATTATGCCGTCTTCATGGCGATCTTCATCTGCATCTATGCGCTGCTGTCGCTGGGGCTGAACATCCAGTGGGGTTTTACCGGCCTCTTCAACGCCGGCATCGCGGGCTTTTTCGCGGTCGGCGCCTATACGTCCGCGATCCTGACGTCTCCGGATGCCGCGGGCCGCATCGGCGGCTTCGACCTGCCGGTGCCCGTCGGCTGGATCGGCGCGATGGCGGCGGCGGCACTGATCGCCTGGCCGATCGGAAAGATCTGCCTGCGGTTTCGCTCCGACTATCTGGCCATCGCGACGATCGGCGTGGCCGAGATCATCCGCCTGGTGATCAAGTCGGAAGACTGGCTGACCAACTCCGCGCGCGGCATCACCGATATTCCGCGCCCCTTCGGCGACCTGCCGTATGTCTATTCGCAGCTAGCCTATCTGGCGATTGTCGCCGGGGTTCTGCTGATTGCCTATCTGATGGTGGAACGCCAGATCACCGCGCCCTGGGGGCGGATGATGCGTGCCATTCGCGACAATGAGGACGCCGCCCGCGCAATGGGCAAGGACGTGCCGTTCCGACGGCTGGAGGCCTTCATCTTCGGCTCGGCGCTGATGGGGCTTGGCGGGGCATTGTTCGCGCATTTCAACCGCACGATCACGCCGGAGGCGATCGATCCGATGATCGCGACCTTCCTCGTGTGGATCATGCTGATCCTGGGCGGTTCGGGAAACAATCGCGGCGCCATTCTCGGTGTGGCCGTCGTCTGGATCATCTGGTCGATGTCGGAGATGGTTACGGACCAGTTGCCGCATGAATATGCGGTGAAGGCGAAATACATGCGCGTCTTCCTGATCGGGCTGATGCTTCAACTGGTGTTGCGCTTCCGTCCGGAGGGGCTTTTGCCGGAGCCGCAGGGGGCGCGCGAAGAGGTGTCTGAAAAGTCGAAATGA